Within the Dialister hominis genome, the region ATCACTTTTAATTGTCAATATTATCGCACAGAAAATATCACTAACCATCCAAATCCTCATTGCCATACCCGAGTTACCAGTCTACGGACTGCCAGAGATTTTTTTTGTCCGCACTGTCACTCCCGTATGCATAGTTATGGGGCTTTTTCTGTACTCATCAAGGATTTTCCAGATCTTCCTAAGCAAAAGAAGTATATAGAGTTCTCGGGGCACAGATTTTGCTGCACATCCTGCGGGGAGACCATAACGGAAGATATCCCCTGCCAATGCCCTTTCACACGCGTTACTTGGGATATGGCCTTGTGGATTATCCATCTGCTTAAGTGTCATACATCCATTTCTGCCATTTCGGCCATGCTCTCTGTACATTGGAGTACCATACAGAAAATACAAAAGCATATCATGGATAAGGCGTTGGCTGCCTTTGAAACCTGCCTGAAGAAAAGTAACTATCGCCCACGGTATTTAGCCGTAGATGAGTTCGCTATCCATAAGGGCCATCGCTATGCCACCTGCGTTATGGATTTGGAAACGGGATTCATCTTGTGGGCCGGCCTGGGTCGCTCCATGGCAGATTTTGAGCACTTCTTTAAGAGCATTGGCCTTTCGCTTCTTTCCAGGCTAAAAGCGGTGGCCATGGATATGAACGCATCCTTTAACAGGCTGTTCCAGAAATATTGTCCGAAGGTCCCCATCGTTTATGACCGGTACCATATGCAGGCACAGTTTGGGCGTGATGTTATGGGAGCCGTGCGCCTGGAGGAAGCACAAAAGCATAGGCAGGAAGCAGAAGCATTAAAGAAATATACGAAAGAAACTAATAATCCAGAGCTCCAGAAGATGGCCAGGGAAAAGAGCCATGAAGAAAGGAAGCTTTATACCGAATTAAAGAAATCCCGATGGATACTGTTAAAGAAGGACGACCACCTGAATGAAAGGCAGAAAACTCATCTGTTGGATATCCTGAGCGAGCATAGGGATTTGGCGATTTGTTATGCCATGAAGAAGGAGATGACTCGTATGTTCACATTGACTGACTATGAAGAAGCTCTCGCCGGATGGACAAAATGGATTCAGGCTGGACTGGAGAGCGGGATTCCTGCATTGGTGAAATTTGCCCGGCAAAAGCAGAAGCGAATCAAGGGACTGGCTGCTCATGCCCTGTATCCTATCAATACGGGGAAGCTTGAAGGATTCAATAATAAGATCAAGGTACTAAAAAGAATCGGATATGGGTACCGAAACATGGATTATTTCTTTACCCTTATCCGATTCCATTCTTTACCTAAAAATTATTCATCCCCCAAATTTCCGTGAAGAGCCATAATTTGTATATATCATATCCCAAAAAGAGTCGCCTGTGTCAAGGAATCAGATAAGGAATTAGAAAGAGGCAATGAAAAAAGATGTGACCGAAAATGAAGGGTCACATCTTTTGTTTCTGTGATGGGAATCACGGTTTCATGTTCAGGTTGATGAAGTCACGGATTTCTGCAAAGGAATCGATGCTGTCCTGAAGCTCCGGCAGGCAGAGCGCAAAGTCATGCGACATGCCGGGATAGACAGTGAGCGTCACTTTGACATTGTCAGCAGCGGCTTTCTTCGCCAGCTTCATGCCGTCATCAAGGAAAAGCTCATAGCCGCCTGCCTGAATCAGCATGGGCGGGAATCCTGTGAGATCGCCGTAAACAGGTGAGAGGTGCGGGTCGGAGAGATTCATGCCTTTTGCATAGGTGGGGTGATTGATTTCGTGGAACATGCCCGGATTGATTTCACCCAGGACAAGATCCCTCTTCACGCTCTCCTTCCGGGAAGGGGATTCTGTCTCCAGCGTCATCCATGGCGAATCAAGGATGAGAAGCGCTGGCTGGGGAAGCTTTTCTTCCTTCAGCTTTGCGGAGAGGGCGAGTGCCAGATTGCCTCCGGCAGAGTCTCCGAAGACAATGATATTTTCCGGCTTGTATCCCTTCTTCAGCATGAACCGGTATGCAGTCATGGCATCATCAAGAGCGGCCGGATATGTATGTCTTGGCGCGAGCCGGTAGTTCACCATGTACGTATCGCGCGCGTTCGAAAGGACAGCCTGACGGACGCCCTGATTCCGGTACCCATTGTGAAGAGGACCTATATAGCCGCCTCCATGAAGCTGAAGGACGGTGCGGTTTCCTGAGCCTTCTGGGTTTGTCAGCTCTTCCAGGACAAGTCCGTCCTGAGAATATCTGGTGTAAGTCCATCCGTCCGGAGCTTCGAAGACAGCAGGCTTGGCAGAAGAGGCTGCAGGATGGAAGCGTCCGTACATTTCCTTGTAAATGTAGGCCTGCTTGGCAGTATTTTCCATCTGGACGCCCTCAGAGGGGAGCGTCCATGCCGGCGCAGCATAAGCGGGAAGGCTGCTGCCACAAAGGATCATTCCGAGAAGGCCTGCAGCAGCCAGGCGGAGAATTTTCTGATTCATGATAGTTTCCTTCTTTCTTCAAACTAACTGTAATTATCATAGACCTTAGAGTCAGCTTGAAGTCAAGAAAATTAAATGGATCTTGTCTCAGCGGCGGGAGCCATTTCCTCCTCTTCATCCTTTCCTGCACACCAGGAAGCGAAGAGGGATCCGGAAATGTTGTGCCATACGGAGAAGATAGCACCTGCGATGCCGCCGGCCGCCGTGAAGTACATGAGGGCAAGCGTGGAGGCAAGGCCGGAATTCTGCATGCCGACCTCGATCGACATCGCGCGTACCTGCGCTTTTGTCATGCCTGCTTTCTTAGCCGCAAGGTATCCGAGTGTCATGCCGCCAAGGTTGTGGAGGATGACGACGCAGAGGATGATGAGGCCGCTGTCAAGAATCGTACGGCCGGAAAGGGATACGACGCATCCTACGGTGAAGATGATGACGAGAGCAGAGAGCATCGGCGTGATCTTCGTGACTTTCGAGACGGCCTTCGGGAAGAAAATATTGAGAAGGACGCCTGAAAGAAGGGGCAGAAGCACCATTTCTATGATGGAAATCATCATGGATGTGAAGCTGATATCGACCCATGCGCCGGCGGTGACCCAGATCAGGAAGGGTGTCACGAAGGGGGCGAGGATCGTATTGACCATTGTCATGGAAACAGAGAGCGCTACATCGGCGCGTGCAATGTAGGAAATGACATTGGAAGCCGTGCCGCCCGGGCAGCATCCGACGAGGATGACGCCGATGGCAATCGCCGGCGGGAGAGCAAAGAGCTTAACGAGCGCGAAGGCAAGCGCCGGCATGAAGATGAACTGGAAGAGCGTGCCGAGAGCAATGTTCTTCGGATGATCGAAGACGTTCTTGAAGTCGCGGGGCGTAAGGCTCATGCCCATTCCGAACATGATGACACCTAGGAAAATAGGGATATAACGGGCAAAAGGCTTCATGAGGGAAGGCCATATGATGCCGCATACGCCTGCAAGGATGACGCCGGCAGCCATGTACCTGGTGCAGAAATGAACGAGTTTTTCAAGCATGGAATCACTCCTTTACGGGGAAAACAGAAAAAGGAATCAGACGGTTTCTCTTTCCTTTTCCGTGCCTCTTTCGCGAAGGATATGATTTTCGCCATCGACCATGACGACTTTCGGGACAAAGCCTCTGGCTTCTTTTTCATCCATGCCGGCATAAGCGATGATGATGACGATATCGCCGACGGCAGCCATGCGTGCCGCAGCACCGTTCAGGCAGATGACGCCGCTTCCTCTTTTTCCGGCAATGGTATACGTCTCAAGGCGCGCGCCGTTATTGTTGTTGCAGATCTGCACGCGTTCGCCGGGAAGGATGCCTGCAGCATCGAGAAGGTCAGCATCGATCGTGATGCTTCCCATGTATTCAAGATTGGCTTCCGTGACGGTTGCGCGGTGGATTTTTCCATGCATCATTGTATAAGTCATTATTCTGCCTCCAGGATTACGTTATCGATGAGTCTTGTCTTGCCGAAGCGGACAGCGACAGCAAGGAGGGCATTTCCTTCAATCGTTTCAGGAAGCTCTGCAAGGCCGGGCATTTCATACATTTCCACGTAATTGATGTCGCTCATCGGCTCTTCTTCGATTTCATTTTTAACGATAGTCAGGAGGGCATCCTTGTTTCTTTCGCCCTTCTGGAAAGCTTCTTTGGCGTGGGCAAGGCTTCTTGAAAGGACGAGAGCTGCCTTTCTTTCTTCCTGCGAGAGGTAAACGTTCCTGGAGCTCTTGGCAAGGCCGTCTTCCTCGCGTACGATCGGCATCAGGCGGAGTTCCACATTCATGAAAAGATCTTTGACCATGCGCTGGAGGACCTGTGTCTGCTGCGCATCCTTGAGGCCGTAGTAAGCGCGGTCGCATTCGGTCAGGTTGAAGAACTTGGCGCAGACCGTTGCGACGCCCCTGAAATGGATCGGGCGCGTGCGGCCGCAGAGGATCATCGTCACGTGGCCGGTGACTTCGACCCAGGTCATCTCTTCGTGCGGATACATGGCAGAAGGAGCCGGTGCAAAAAGAAGGTCGGCTCCGCATGCTTCAGCAAGCGCACTGTCCTTTTCAAGCCTCCTGGGGTAGGCGTCATAGTCTTCATTCGGGCCGAACTGGGTCGGATTGACGAAGACGGTCGTGATGACGATGTCGTTTTCCTTTCTGGCGGCACGGATGAGGGAAGCGTGTCCCTCATGGAGAGCGCCCATGGTCGTTACGAGTCCGATGGATTTTCCTTCTTTTTTACAGCGGCGGACGAAATCTTTCAGTTCGCCAATTTCATGGCAGATAATCATCATTACAGCATCCTTTCCGGAGAAACTCCTGAAGGCTTTTCTGCAACGAGCGGGAACGAAAAAGAGCGCATTCCAAAACAGAATGCGCCCTAAATGGGGATCAGGATATGGGAAATAAAAAAGCATTCCCCGAAGGATGCCAGCTATTCTGAACTATGCATTCGTCTCGGTCATTACAATCCAAGCGATATGAATTTTAAGCAAGGCACGCGCGGATCTCTTGTTTCCATGCTCCGCTATGATTCAGCTGATATCATGCGGGTGGAAATTTCCAGTTCCATAAGCGCTGGTCATTCTTTCCTTTCATAAGACTCTGTAAAGATGCCCTTGAATGG harbors:
- the panD gene encoding aspartate 1-decarboxylase — encoded protein: MTYTMMHGKIHRATVTEANLEYMGSITIDADLLDAAGILPGERVQICNNNNGARLETYTIAGKRGSGVICLNGAAARMAAVGDIVIIIAYAGMDEKEARGFVPKVVMVDGENHILRERGTEKERETV
- a CDS encoding alpha/beta hydrolase; translated protein: MNQKILRLAAAGLLGMILCGSSLPAYAAPAWTLPSEGVQMENTAKQAYIYKEMYGRFHPAASSAKPAVFEAPDGWTYTRYSQDGLVLEELTNPEGSGNRTVLQLHGGGYIGPLHNGYRNQGVRQAVLSNARDTYMVNYRLAPRHTYPAALDDAMTAYRFMLKKGYKPENIIVFGDSAGGNLALALSAKLKEEKLPQPALLILDSPWMTLETESPSRKESVKRDLVLGEINPGMFHEINHPTYAKGMNLSDPHLSPVYGDLTGFPPMLIQAGGYELFLDDGMKLAKKAAADNVKVTLTVYPGMSHDFALCLPELQDSIDSFAEIRDFINLNMKP
- a CDS encoding ISL3 family transposase — its product is MLFYYHNEITFNCQYYRTENITNHPNPHCHTRVTSLRTARDFFCPHCHSRMHSYGAFSVLIKDFPDLPKQKKYIEFSGHRFCCTSCGETITEDIPCQCPFTRVTWDMALWIIHLLKCHTSISAISAMLSVHWSTIQKIQKHIMDKALAAFETCLKKSNYRPRYLAVDEFAIHKGHRYATCVMDLETGFILWAGLGRSMADFEHFFKSIGLSLLSRLKAVAMDMNASFNRLFQKYCPKVPIVYDRYHMQAQFGRDVMGAVRLEEAQKHRQEAEALKKYTKETNNPELQKMAREKSHEERKLYTELKKSRWILLKKDDHLNERQKTHLLDILSEHRDLAICYAMKKEMTRMFTLTDYEEALAGWTKWIQAGLESGIPALVKFARQKQKRIKGLAAHALYPINTGKLEGFNNKIKVLKRIGYGYRNMDYFFTLIRFHSLPKNYSSPKFP
- a CDS encoding bile acid:sodium symporter family protein, which codes for MLEKLVHFCTRYMAAGVILAGVCGIIWPSLMKPFARYIPIFLGVIMFGMGMSLTPRDFKNVFDHPKNIALGTLFQFIFMPALAFALVKLFALPPAIAIGVILVGCCPGGTASNVISYIARADVALSVSMTMVNTILAPFVTPFLIWVTAGAWVDISFTSMMISIIEMVLLPLLSGVLLNIFFPKAVSKVTKITPMLSALVIIFTVGCVVSLSGRTILDSGLIILCVVILHNLGGMTLGYLAAKKAGMTKAQVRAMSIEVGMQNSGLASTLALMYFTAAGGIAGAIFSVWHNISGSLFASWCAGKDEEEEMAPAAETRSI
- the panC gene encoding pantoate--beta-alanine ligase; protein product: MMIICHEIGELKDFVRRCKKEGKSIGLVTTMGALHEGHASLIRAARKENDIVITTVFVNPTQFGPNEDYDAYPRRLEKDSALAEACGADLLFAPAPSAMYPHEEMTWVEVTGHVTMILCGRTRPIHFRGVATVCAKFFNLTECDRAYYGLKDAQQTQVLQRMVKDLFMNVELRLMPIVREEDGLAKSSRNVYLSQEERKAALVLSRSLAHAKEAFQKGERNKDALLTIVKNEIEEEPMSDINYVEMYEMPGLAELPETIEGNALLAVAVRFGKTRLIDNVILEAE